From a region of the Chloroflexota bacterium genome:
- a CDS encoding class I SAM-dependent methyltransferase, with amino-acid sequence MSWKSRVRPFIPKPVLQRYIAWRVANNQKTVRQRLFEQYGRYAEYTLTQRSLPELFPEGRQASIEVPVAAIVRDDTMEMPLAELLSLAGVTQISQPKTIFEFGTYMGATTRMMAQHSSPETKIYTLDLDVKTRNEYLRRNGYQFELSFTPGQHFHNTPEASKITQLWLGLEPFDFSSYYGQMDLVLVDADHSYPFVKADTEVALKLVRPGGVVVWDDYTWVDAHPECVGVTRCVNELAERLPIYRIKQTRLAIYRVPA; translated from the coding sequence ATGTCGTGGAAAAGCCGAGTCCGGCCATTTATCCCCAAGCCAGTGTTGCAACGTTATATCGCTTGGCGGGTTGCCAATAATCAAAAAACTGTGCGCCAACGCCTATTCGAGCAATATGGCCGCTACGCCGAATATACATTAACTCAACGATCACTGCCTGAGCTGTTTCCTGAAGGCCGTCAAGCCAGCATCGAAGTGCCAGTTGCTGCGATTGTACGCGACGACACGATGGAAATGCCCTTGGCCGAATTGCTATCGTTAGCCGGTGTGACCCAAATTAGCCAACCCAAAACGATTTTTGAATTTGGCACCTACATGGGCGCAACCACGCGCATGATGGCTCAGCATAGCAGCCCTGAAACCAAAATCTACACGCTTGACCTTGATGTTAAGACCCGCAACGAATATTTGCGGCGCAATGGCTATCAGTTTGAATTAAGCTTCACGCCAGGCCAGCATTTTCACAATACCCCTGAGGCCAGCAAAATCACTCAGCTTTGGCTTGGTTTAGAGCCATTCGATTTTAGCTCGTATTATGGCCAAATGGATTTAGTCTTGGTTGATGCTGATCATTCGTATCCCTTTGTTAAGGCTGATACCGAAGTGGCGCTGAAATTGGTGCGGCCTGGTGGGGTGGTTGTTTGGGATGATTATACCTGGGTCGATGCGCATCCTGAGTGTGTTGGGGTCACCCGCTGCGTCAACGAATTGGCTGAGCGCTTGCCGATTTACCGCATCAAACAAACTCGTTTAGCGATCTATCGAGTGCCCGCGTGA
- the rfaE1 gene encoding D-glycero-beta-D-manno-heptose-7-phosphate kinase, translating to MHELTATLAKLSQQRVLIVGDVMLDEYIWGDVTRISPEAPVPIVNVRSRSYRPGGASNVAASIAALNAEVLLSGVIGDDLAGQQLKIALQQAGVADSTGLISAQRPTTLKTRIIAHNQQMLRYDSEVSTALDAASEAALCAWVDQQIANCQVCILSDYAKGVLTERVCQHVIQQARHYNIPVVVDPKGINYQRYAQASVITPNLQETQVVTGLSLQTLEQLHHAADQLLDLLQGAALIITRSADGMALYRNDHAPVFLPTHARNVYDVTGAGDTVVAILALALASGSSLEHAMQLANLAAGIVVGKVGTATVDLAELSQAVTSLY from the coding sequence GTGCATGAATTAACTGCCACGCTAGCCAAATTAAGCCAACAACGGGTCTTAATTGTTGGCGATGTCATGCTCGATGAATATATTTGGGGCGATGTGACGCGCATTTCGCCCGAAGCGCCAGTGCCAATCGTCAATGTGCGTTCGCGTAGCTATCGGCCAGGCGGAGCCAGCAATGTTGCCGCCAGCATTGCCGCGCTCAATGCCGAAGTGCTGCTTAGCGGGGTGATCGGCGACGATTTGGCGGGCCAACAACTCAAAATTGCCCTCCAACAGGCGGGCGTTGCCGATAGCACAGGCTTAATCAGTGCTCAACGGCCAACTACGCTCAAAACCCGCATCATCGCCCATAACCAACAGATGTTGCGCTATGATAGCGAGGTCAGTACGGCGCTTGATGCAGCTAGCGAAGCAGCACTGTGCGCTTGGGTTGATCAACAGATTGCTAATTGCCAGGTTTGTATTCTCTCAGATTACGCCAAGGGTGTGCTGACCGAGCGAGTTTGCCAACATGTCATTCAACAGGCACGGCACTACAACATTCCGGTGGTGGTTGATCCCAAGGGCATCAATTATCAGCGCTATGCCCAAGCCAGCGTTATTACGCCCAATCTGCAAGAAACCCAAGTTGTAACAGGGCTAAGCCTACAAACGCTTGAACAACTGCACCATGCTGCTGATCAATTGTTGGATTTGCTGCAAGGCGCAGCGCTGATCATTACCCGCAGCGCTGATGGCATGGCGCTCTATCGCAACGACCATGCCCCAGTCTTTTTGCCAACCCATGCCCGCAACGTTTACGATGTCACTGGAGCAGGCGATACGGTTGTGGCAATTTTGGCCTTGGCATTAGCCAGTGGCAGTAGTTTGGAGCATGCCATGCAATTGGCCAATCTGGCAGCTGGAATTGTGGTGGGCAAAGTTGGCACGGCTACCGTCGATCTGGCCGAATTATCGCAAGCAGTTACCAGCCTTTATTAA